TTGCTCGGCCGGGTCGGCGCGCAGCGAGCGCATCAGCCGGGCGGTGGTCTCCGGGTCGAGCATGGACTTCCCGGAGGCGACCGTGCGCACGGCCGAGATCAGGTCGGAGCCCTTGATCTGCTTGAGGACATAACCGGAGGCGCCGGCCATGATCGCGTCGAGGAGTGCCTCCTCGTCGTCGAACGAGGTCAGCATCAGGCAGGCCAGCCCGGGCATGCGGTCGCGCAGTTCGCGGCAGACGGTGATGCCGTCGCCGTCGGGCAGGCGCACGTCGAGCACCGCCACATCGGGGCGCAGCGCCGGGCCCCGGGCCAGCGCGTGCTCGGCGTTCTCGGCGTCCCCGACCACCGCGATGTCGGGTTCGGAGTCCAGCAGATCGGCCAGACCACGCCGGACGACCTCGTGGTCGTCGAGCAGGAAGACCCGGATCGGGTGCTCCTCGGTGAAGCTGCGCGGCTCGGTCATCAGGACCCCTCGTTTCCCGGAGCGCTGGAAGCACGGACTGCGGAACCGCCCGTGCTCACGATCATCACGGGCGGGGACCGGATGCACCAGGGCCGACCGGCCCCGGTCATACCGATGGCGCACCTCTCCCGCGCCTCCGCATGAAC
The Streptomyces tuirus genome window above contains:
- a CDS encoding response regulator, yielding MTEPRSFTEEHPIRVFLLDDHEVVRRGLADLLDSEPDIAVVGDAENAEHALARGPALRPDVAVLDVRLPDGDGITVCRELRDRMPGLACLMLTSFDDEEALLDAIMAGASGYVLKQIKGSDLISAVRTVASGKSMLDPETTARLMRSLRADPAEQPAVAPELANLSPREREILVLIGDGLTNREIGKRLYLSEKTVKNHISRLLAKLGVQRRVQAAVLASQVEQPEPSERPGR